The following proteins are co-located in the Peromyscus eremicus chromosome 13, PerEre_H2_v1, whole genome shotgun sequence genome:
- the LOC131923265 gene encoding LOW QUALITY PROTEIN: aminoacyl tRNA synthase complex-interacting multifunctional protein 1-like (The sequence of the model RefSeq protein was modified relative to this genomic sequence to represent the inferred CDS: substituted 1 base at 1 genomic stop codon) — protein MIFCRFWAKMATNDAVLKRLEQKGAEADQIIDYLKQQVVPLKEKAVLQATLREEKKLRVENAKLKKEIEELKQELIQAEIQNGVKQIPVPSDTPLQANSAVSENVKLSTSVSTTSSSIEEQIKREGGEEKKVKEKTEKKGEKKEKKQQSAAASADSKPVDVSRLDLRIGCIITAKKHPDADSLYVEEVDVGEAAPRTVVSGLVNHVPLEQMQNRMVILLCNLKPAKMXGVLSQAMVMCASSPEKVEILAPPSGSVPGDRVAFDAFPGEPDKELNPKKKIWEQIQPDLHTIAECVATYKGVPFEVKGKGICRAQTMANSGIK, from the coding sequence ATGATTTTCTGCCGATTCTGGGCAAAGATGGCAACCAATGATGCTGTTCTGAAGAGGTTAGAGCAGAAGGGTGCAGAGGCAGACCAGATCATTGACTATCTCAAGCAGCAGGTTGTTCCTCTCAAGGAGAAAGCAGTTTTGCAGGCAActctgagagaagaaaagaaacttcgAGTTGAAAATGctaaactgaagaaagaaatagaagaactgAAGCAAGAGCTGATTCAGGCAGAAATCCAAAATGGAGTGAAGCAAATTCCAGTCCCGTCTGATACTCCACTGCAAGCTAACTCTGCAGTTTCTGAAAATGTGAAGCTCTCTACATCGGTGTCGACCACCTCTTCGAGTATAGAAGAGCAGATTAAacgagagggaggagaagaaaagaaggtaaaagagaaaactgaaaagaaaggggagaaaaaagagaagaagcagCAGTCAGCAGCAGCAAGTGCTGACTCTAAGCCAGTAGATGTTTCACGTCTGGATCTTCGAATTGGTTGTATCATTACTGCCAAAAAGCATCCCGATGCCGATTCATTGTATGTAGAAGAAGTAGATGTGGGAGAAGCAGCCCCAAGAACAGTCGTCAGTGGACTGGTGAATCATGTTCCTCTAGAACAGATGCAAAATCGGATGGTGATTTTACTTTGTAATCTGAAGCCTGCAAAAATGTGAGGAGTGCTGTCTCAAGCAATGGTGATGTGTGCTAGTTCACCAGAGAAAGTGGAAATTCTGGCCCCTCCCAGTGGGTCTGTTCCTGGAGACAGAGTTGCTTTTGACGCTTTCCCTGGAGAGCCTGACAAGGAGCTGAACCCTAAGAAGAAGATCTGGGAGCAGATCCAGCCTGACCTGCACACTATTGCTGAGTGTGTGGCCACATACAAAGGGGTTCCCTTTGAGGTGAAGGGGAAGGGAATTTGCAGGGCCCAAACCATGGCCAATAGTGGAATTAAATAA